A genomic window from Betta splendens chromosome 24, fBetSpl5.4, whole genome shotgun sequence includes:
- the kif26bb gene encoding kinesin-like protein KIF26B isoform X1 codes for MSSVTGREERFPGAQWSSKVQHHFGFSASGKGGPFQSTERPSPEGAAGSRCDPRRNMCQRADAVPSYMSLPGSVGERIRRTMFSGRTICRGAAPANPGFGRSDGKVACCEKCSATLVSLKKQALSLAVHHHFSCKDSGDLSVFLNDNLRVHGRSTAEFMDRDREQGQCGTCGTSLNQLKQQAVHVALSRGQSLAKPPFEPGLSTGSPLGQSERKHGASWEAAFPQPRSQTYDHHGPRSPRTPQRTPQTLRRKGLKLPNPDMDRWVEEQQQLVASKSAPSGDRVTAFPHNQTADDATLGRGDAGAVEKSSKLPHFSRVVTIANTAAMSFLARAAEKLSLMRKKGQASDAAPAHFSTCFREIIQKHPPSMPPCLQQAATRTKDSPSVGKVKVVLRVNPTLSAGQGQPPVLWTDPSKKRITIMEPLSMIKPHATMTLGREGKHFLKTFNFDSVYNQESSQAEVCAGVLADVIRCVLSGSDGCVLGLGCDDVGSWSSMVGSDESVQKLGLIPCAISWLYSAIERRREKTWTDLSVSVSALELCCGEEDTLRDLLGEVPSSDNIQDSPKAHIKIQEDPISGIQLRNHNRVKAPTAERAACLLDAAITARRHTDFISYLCHSSIMFFTFYVQPPRTDSSTIGKGSRGPVKLTMIDVCSGMRGSSKNHPPHSELGPIVLSLLSGHKTTPNKGNKLAMLLRESLGHLNCHITVIAQVADSLANFQGALSTVQLASRIRRTQKGTKPSTSCSPCGRSLPKGKRGSQPLTLRAFHSTDEVDVDVNPLRLRGDVDERSSSDQSCDTVIQIDSGGLVKTKSLPKLTQPKFVPIIPSLHHNKADLDDPEFTALLQELLRIPQMQGEKLKEDNAQGHVETLKADVKPPVRDCLKCETFAELQERLGCIDGSEMIIEALKTSSKGASVNHGATKSQPQRPTGKQKDTTSSKALLNQGIGCSQASTGEMQTDGAFPGDSFQREDSGLYDCEECSATSSSEELLNQALNLNTNCRSDLTKDGNQKSGDKLSSQDFDTDAQGKSITASFQYPRKQESSEAADWFKQDKRASPVGKSSPISPSSSCSSSQSLATSVIHQEVLPNDPTEDVKEVKATITVTVQQPLDLKGQDELVYSMVEEVTISGALNKGRTGGNIICIRDTAESQGQASTCLKPIRIISNVSEESATAQSTDTRSSVVQPLTTENVGEKPHNQLRREKRFLPSFINPMLIDTDVDCDLDCAKEQERDNTLTRVKSGPELKRNIKGSEDRKKSGADASEVHLKKPVKKANDSIINQISYDPIILKGSAFGDDAEQSKTCGKQPRSKEKRQPRAREHFYSTNTQQSSEEGEAVCTFVENALRGTGVPPGCHETIAASFQTGSLPRVWRNANHQERYHGSHVAHNQRRVTSSNPCSPGVTLERRQGRQHSLVNRSLHVSSPWEYGPEYKQDASSTHRKGDGPFLESSSPNMKRSNLSGRLKSPTEHSGRLFSAKLEQLASRTNSLGRTPRDFPSLDRGSSNTSMSSKGSSKGSIEGTFKRAYKGNEGNCTLPRASRSPRKHPRSDQSHHFFPPESHAPQATKHSHSKLSAVGKLRIASPKVRRLSAPSVKNLPHKGLRQSISRSASLSPDCKAVSFERTSSFFSSSPPRSFHSISRTPSQSSTCSSTKSAIQGFLNGRVSDLIKERAASPTLGGADHMTSLPSPYSQVTAPRMPDHMSGHASDTTSVLSGDLPPAMGKTSLYFSNRNSGVSSGYDSMVRDSEATGSSTSNRGSVSDRSGSVLSMTRSSRSSRKKGSAGSHQRRPSHDTRLPPRRSASGLRSRWAALETPEACEIKVYEIDNMQRLQKRAGAGKQGPACSSAKLMLREQRQQRISEVRAEYNNLRRELDWAKHSLMLEPAKWNQEFDLWQTFQVDSLVHLEALEDVTARLQNKVNICKANIMMVTAFDITARSRHKMRRRKAAERLKSQQTHGGSSDQFHSQTTVNGTVLVDWGSETLAFYSSPTIHLHREVKGQRQTHTKC; via the exons ATGTCATCTGTGACTGGACGAGAGGAGAGATTTCCTGGAGCACAGTGG AGCTCTAAAGTGCAGCATCACTTCGGCTTTTCTGCAAGTGGTAAAGGCGGACCCTTCCAGTCCACGGAGCGTCCTTCTCCTGAGGGCGCAGCGGGATCCAGGTGCGACCCACGCCGGAATATGTGCCAGAGGGCGGACGCCGTCCCGTCGTACATGTCTCTCCCCGGATCCGTGGGAGAGCGCATCAGGAGGACAATGTTCAGCGGCCGGACCATATGTAGAGGAGCGGCGCCCGCTAATCCGGGCTTTGGCAGGTCCGACGGGAAAGTTGCGTGCTGCGAGAAGTGCTCCGCAACCCTGGTGTCTTTGAAGAAACAAGCCCTGAGCCTCGCTGTTCACCATCACTTCTCCTGCAAG GACTCTGGGGACCTGTCGGTGTTTCTTAATGACAACCTTCGTGTCCACGGTCGTTCCACTGCTGAATTTATGGACAGAGACCGGGAGCAGGGTCAGTGCGGGACCTGCGGTACGAGCCTGAACCAGCTCAAACAACAGGCCGTCCACGTGGCTCTGAGCAGGGGTCAGTCGCTGGCTAAGCCGCCATTCGAACCCGGCCTCAGCACTGGCTCGCCGCTGGGACAAAGCGAGAGAAAGCATGGAGCATCATGGGAAGCTGCTTTCCCTCAGCCGCGGAGTCAAACCTACGATCATCACGGCCCTCGGAGCCCTCGGACCCCTCAGAGGACCCCTCAAACCCTGAGAAGGAAGGGCCTCAAGCTTCCCAACCCTGATATGGACCGAtgggtggaggagcagcagcagctggttgcatcTAAATCCGCGCCCAGCGGGGATCGTGTCACTGCGTTCCCTCATAATCAG ACAGCAGATGACGCAACACTGGGCCGTGGTGACGCTGGAGCTGTGGAGAAAAGCTCGAAGCTCCCTCATTTCTCCAGAGTAGTGACCATTGCCAACACGGCTGCGATGTCCTTTTTGGCCAG GGCAGCCGAGAAGCTCAGCCTGATGAGGAAAAAAGGCCAGGCTTCCGATGCAGCTCCCGCTCACTTCTCCACCTGCTTCAGGGAGATCATCCAGAAACACCCACCCTCCATGCCCCCCTGCCTGCAACAAGCTGCCACCAGGACAAAAGACTCACCCAGCGTTGGCAAG GTCAAAGTCGTGCTGAGGGTGAACCCAACACTCTCAGCGGGCCAAGGACAACCACCTGTTCTCTGGACCGACCCGTCCAAGAAGAGAATCACCATAATGGAACCACTCAGCATGATCAAACCTCACGCTACAATGACGCTCGGCCGGGAAGGCAAACATTTCCTGAAGACCTTCAACTTTGACTCTGTCTATAATCAGGAGTCCAGCCAG GCCGAGGTGTGTGCGGGCGTCTTGGCTGATGTCATCCGCTGCGTGCTCAGCGGCAGCGACGGCTGCGTCCTGGGTTTGGGATGCGACGACGTGG GGTCCTGGTCGAGCATGGTGGGGAGTGATGAGAGTGTCCAGAAGCTGGGGCTGATTCCCTGTGCCATCTCCTGGCTGTACAGCGCCATAGAGCGGCGCAGGGAGAAGACGTGGACCGATCTGAGCGTGTCGgtgtctgctctggagctgtGCTGCGGAGAAGAGGACACGCTGAGAGATCTGCTGGGAGAGGTTCCCTCATCGGACAATATCCAGGACAGCCCGAAGGCTCACATCAAGATCCAGGAGGACCCAATCTCTGGAATACAA CTACGGAACCACAATCGCGTGAAGGCACCCACCGCTGAGCGCGCTGCTTGTCTCCTGGACGCAGCCATCACAGCCCGTCGGCACACGGACTTCATTAGCTACCTGTGTCACAGTTCTATTatgtttttcactttttacGTCCAGCCCCCTCGCACAGACAGTAGCACTATTGGCAAAG GTTCAAGGGGCCCTGTTAAGTTGACCATGATAGATGTGTGTAGTGGCATGAGGGGGAGCAGCAAAAATCACCCCCCCCATTCTGAACTGGGCCCTATTGTGTTGTCACTACTAAGTGGACATAAAACCACCCCCAACAA AGGTAATAAGTTGGCAATGCTCCTTCGAGAGTCCTTGGGCCATTTAAACTGCCACATCACAGTGATCGCCCAAGTGGCCGATTCCCTGGCAAACTTTCAAGGGGCCTTGTCCACTGTCCAACTGGCTTCTCGCATCCGCAGGACACAGAAAGGAACAAAG CCATCCACCTCATGTTCTCCTTGTGGGAGGAGTCTGCCTAAAGGAAAGAGAGGCTCTCAGCCTTTGACACTTCGGGCATTCCATTCTACCGATGAGGTCGACGTCGACGTCAATCCCCTTCGTCTGCGTGGCGATGTTGACGAGCGTTCCAGTAGTGACCAGTCTTGTGACACAGTCATCCAAATAGACTCAGGGGGTTTGGTCAAAACCAAATCGTTACCAAAGCTGACACAACCTAAGTTTGTGCCCATCATCCCTTCTTTGCATCACAATAAGGCTGATTTGGACGACCCAGAGTTCACTGCTCTTCTCCAGGAGCttctgagaattcctcaaatgCAGGGAGAGAAACTAAAGGAGGACAATGCTCAAGGACATGTTGAGACTTTAAAAGCAGATGTTAAGCCGCCAGTGAGGGACTGTcttaaatgtgaaacatttgCTGAGCTTCAAGAGCGTTTGGGCTGCATTGATGGGAGCGAGATGATAATAGAAGCACTCAAAACGTCTTCAAAAGGTGCTTCTGTAAACCATGGCGCAACCAAATCCCAACCCCAGAGACCAACAGGGAAACAGAAGGACACCACCTCATCAAAGGCGTTGTTGAATCAGGGGATAGGCTGCAGTCAGGCCTCCACTGGGGAAATGCAAACAGATGGTGCCTTCCCTGGAGATAGCTTTCAGAGAGAGGATTCAGGCCTGTATGACTGCGAGGAGTGCAGTGCGACCAGTTCTAGTGAGGAACTACTGAATCAAGCTCTCAATCTGAACACAAACTGCCGCTCTGATCTTACCAAAGATGGAAATCAGAAGTCAGGTGACAAACTCTCTTCTCAGGACTTTGATACGGATGCTCAGGGCAAGTCTATCACCGCTTCCTTCCAGTATCCAAGAAAACAAGAGAGTTCCgaagctgctgattggttcaaacAAGACAAAAGGGCCTCACCTGTGGGCAAAAGCTCTCCCatatctccctcctcctcctgttcctcctcccaaTCCCTGGCTACTAGTGTCATACATCAGGAGGTCCTACCTAATGACCCTACAGAGGATGTTAAGGAAGTGAAAGCTACTATCACAGTGACTGTTCAGCAGCCTCTGGacctaaaaggtcaagatgaaCTTGTCTATTCCATGGTAGAGGAGGTAACCATCAGTGGTGCGTTGAATAAAGGGAGGACAGGTGGAAACATTATTTGTATCAGAGACACAGCCGAGTCACAGGGTCAAGCGTCTACTTGCTTGAAACCAATTAGGATCATTAGCAATGTCAGTGAAGAATCTGCAACTGCACAATCCACTGACACAAGAAGTTCTGTCGTTCAGCCTCTAACCACAGAAAACGTTGGAGAGAAGCCCCACAATCAGCTCCGAAGGGAAAAAAGATTCTTACCGTCATTTATTAATCCCATGCTGATTGATACAGATGTAGACTGTGATTTGGATTGTGCAAAGGAACAAGAAAGGGATAATACTCTTACAAGGGTCAAGTCAGGGCCTGAGCTTAAGAGAAATATCAAAGGCTCTGAGGACAGGAAGAAGAGTGGAGCTGATGCCTCAGAGGTACACCTAAAAAAGCCAGTCAAAAAGGCAAATGACTCAATTATTAACCAAATTTCGTATGACCCAATTATCTTGAAAGGGTCAGCATTCGGAGATGACGCTgaacaaagtaaaacatgtgGAAAGCAACCAAGAAGTAAAGAGAAGAGACAACCTAGAGCCAGGGAGCATTTTTATTCCACTAACACTCAACAAAGCTCAGAGGAGGGAGAAGCCGTGTGTACATTTGTGGAGAATGCCCTCAGGGGCACTGGTGTTCCACCTGGTTGCCACGAAACCATTGCTGCTTCTTTTCAAACGGGCAGTTTGCCTAGAGTTTGGCGAAATGCCAACCACCAGGAGCGCTACCACGGCAGCCACGTGGCACACAACCAGAGAAGGGTGACATCATCCAACCCCTGCAGCCCAGGGGTAACGCTGGAAAGGAGGCAGGGCAGACAGCATTCCCTAGTTAACCGCAGCCTCCACGTCTCTTCTCCTTGGGAATATGGACCCGAGTACAAACAGGATGCTAGTAGTACGCACAGGAAGGGAGACGGGCCTTTTCTTGAGAGTTCAAGTCCAAACATGAAACGCAGTAACCTGAGTGGGAGGCTGAAGTCGCCCACTGAGCACAGTGGCAGACTTTTCAGTGCCAAATTGGAGCAGCTGGCCAGTAGAACCAATTCCCTTGGAAGAACCCCAAGGGACTTCCCAAGCCTGGATCGAGGGAGCAGCAACACGTCTATGAGCTCTAAGGGAAGCTCCAAGGGAAGTATTGAAGGGACATTCAAGAGAGCTTATAAAGGAAACGAGGGGAATTGCACCTTGCCGAGGGCCAGCAGGAGTCCCAGGAAGCATCCTCGATCAGATCAGAGCCATCACTTCTTCCCGCCGGAAAGCCACGCACCTCAAGCTACCAAGCATTCCCATTCCAAGCTGTCTGCCGTTGGGAAACTTCGGATTGCGAGCCCCAAAGTCCGCCGACTGTCCGCCCCCAGCGTCAAGAATCTTCCTCACAAAGGCCTGCGGCAGTCCATCAGCCGCAGCGCCAGCCTCTCCCCTGACTGTAAAGCTGTCAGCTTTGAGAGAACATCctcctttttctcttcctcccctcctcggTCTTTCCattccatcagcaggacgccgaGCCAGAGCTCCACGTGTTCATCCACAAAATCTGCCATCCAGGGGTTCCTCAACGGCCGGGTCTCAGATCTGATTAAGGAACGGGCTGCCAGCCCCACTTTAGGGGGAGCGGACCACATGACCAGCCTTCCCTCGCCATACAGCCAAGTGACTGCCCCCCGCATGCCCGATCACATGAGCGGACATGCCAGCGACACCACCAGTGTTCTGAGTGGTGACCTGCCACCAGCCATGGGAAAGACCTCCCTGTACTTCTCTAACAGGAACAGTGGGGTGAGCAGCGGATACGACAGTATGGTGAGGGACAGTGAAGCCACAGGCAGCAGTACCTCAAACAGAGGGTCTGTCAGCGACAGGAGTGGCTCTGTCCTCAGCATGACACGCAGCAGTCGGTCCTCTAGGAAAAAAGGCAGCGCAG GTTCACACCAGCGTCGTCCCTCCCACGACACGCGTCTGCCCCCGAGGCGCTCGGCCAGCGGGCTGCGGTCTCGCTGGGCGGCTCTCGAAACGCCAGAGGCCTGCGAGATCAAGGTGTACGAGATCGACAATatgcagaggctgcagaaaaGAGCAGGTGCTGGCAAACAG
- the kif26bb gene encoding kinesin-like protein KIF26B isoform X2 → MCQRADAVPSYMSLPGSVGERIRRTMFSGRTICRGAAPANPGFGRSDGKVACCEKCSATLVSLKKQALSLAVHHHFSCKDSGDLSVFLNDNLRVHGRSTAEFMDRDREQGQCGTCGTSLNQLKQQAVHVALSRGQSLAKPPFEPGLSTGSPLGQSERKHGASWEAAFPQPRSQTYDHHGPRSPRTPQRTPQTLRRKGLKLPNPDMDRWVEEQQQLVASKSAPSGDRVTAFPHNQTADDATLGRGDAGAVEKSSKLPHFSRVVTIANTAAMSFLARAAEKLSLMRKKGQASDAAPAHFSTCFREIIQKHPPSMPPCLQQAATRTKDSPSVGKVKVVLRVNPTLSAGQGQPPVLWTDPSKKRITIMEPLSMIKPHATMTLGREGKHFLKTFNFDSVYNQESSQAEVCAGVLADVIRCVLSGSDGCVLGLGCDDVGSWSSMVGSDESVQKLGLIPCAISWLYSAIERRREKTWTDLSVSVSALELCCGEEDTLRDLLGEVPSSDNIQDSPKAHIKIQEDPISGIQLRNHNRVKAPTAERAACLLDAAITARRHTDFISYLCHSSIMFFTFYVQPPRTDSSTIGKGSRGPVKLTMIDVCSGMRGSSKNHPPHSELGPIVLSLLSGHKTTPNKGNKLAMLLRESLGHLNCHITVIAQVADSLANFQGALSTVQLASRIRRTQKGTKPSTSCSPCGRSLPKGKRGSQPLTLRAFHSTDEVDVDVNPLRLRGDVDERSSSDQSCDTVIQIDSGGLVKTKSLPKLTQPKFVPIIPSLHHNKADLDDPEFTALLQELLRIPQMQGEKLKEDNAQGHVETLKADVKPPVRDCLKCETFAELQERLGCIDGSEMIIEALKTSSKGASVNHGATKSQPQRPTGKQKDTTSSKALLNQGIGCSQASTGEMQTDGAFPGDSFQREDSGLYDCEECSATSSSEELLNQALNLNTNCRSDLTKDGNQKSGDKLSSQDFDTDAQGKSITASFQYPRKQESSEAADWFKQDKRASPVGKSSPISPSSSCSSSQSLATSVIHQEVLPNDPTEDVKEVKATITVTVQQPLDLKGQDELVYSMVEEVTISGALNKGRTGGNIICIRDTAESQGQASTCLKPIRIISNVSEESATAQSTDTRSSVVQPLTTENVGEKPHNQLRREKRFLPSFINPMLIDTDVDCDLDCAKEQERDNTLTRVKSGPELKRNIKGSEDRKKSGADASEVHLKKPVKKANDSIINQISYDPIILKGSAFGDDAEQSKTCGKQPRSKEKRQPRAREHFYSTNTQQSSEEGEAVCTFVENALRGTGVPPGCHETIAASFQTGSLPRVWRNANHQERYHGSHVAHNQRRVTSSNPCSPGVTLERRQGRQHSLVNRSLHVSSPWEYGPEYKQDASSTHRKGDGPFLESSSPNMKRSNLSGRLKSPTEHSGRLFSAKLEQLASRTNSLGRTPRDFPSLDRGSSNTSMSSKGSSKGSIEGTFKRAYKGNEGNCTLPRASRSPRKHPRSDQSHHFFPPESHAPQATKHSHSKLSAVGKLRIASPKVRRLSAPSVKNLPHKGLRQSISRSASLSPDCKAVSFERTSSFFSSSPPRSFHSISRTPSQSSTCSSTKSAIQGFLNGRVSDLIKERAASPTLGGADHMTSLPSPYSQVTAPRMPDHMSGHASDTTSVLSGDLPPAMGKTSLYFSNRNSGVSSGYDSMVRDSEATGSSTSNRGSVSDRSGSVLSMTRSSRSSRKKGSAGSHQRRPSHDTRLPPRRSASGLRSRWAALETPEACEIKVYEIDNMQRLQKRAGAGKQGPACSSAKLMLREQRQQRISEVRAEYNNLRRELDWAKHSLMLEPAKWNQEFDLWQTFQVDSLVHLEALEDVTARLQNKVNICKANIMMVTAFDITARSRHKMRRRKAAERLKSQQTHGGSSDQFHSQTTVNGTVLVDWGSETLAFYSSPTIHLHREVKGQRQTHTKC, encoded by the exons ATGTGCCAGAGGGCGGACGCCGTCCCGTCGTACATGTCTCTCCCCGGATCCGTGGGAGAGCGCATCAGGAGGACAATGTTCAGCGGCCGGACCATATGTAGAGGAGCGGCGCCCGCTAATCCGGGCTTTGGCAGGTCCGACGGGAAAGTTGCGTGCTGCGAGAAGTGCTCCGCAACCCTGGTGTCTTTGAAGAAACAAGCCCTGAGCCTCGCTGTTCACCATCACTTCTCCTGCAAG GACTCTGGGGACCTGTCGGTGTTTCTTAATGACAACCTTCGTGTCCACGGTCGTTCCACTGCTGAATTTATGGACAGAGACCGGGAGCAGGGTCAGTGCGGGACCTGCGGTACGAGCCTGAACCAGCTCAAACAACAGGCCGTCCACGTGGCTCTGAGCAGGGGTCAGTCGCTGGCTAAGCCGCCATTCGAACCCGGCCTCAGCACTGGCTCGCCGCTGGGACAAAGCGAGAGAAAGCATGGAGCATCATGGGAAGCTGCTTTCCCTCAGCCGCGGAGTCAAACCTACGATCATCACGGCCCTCGGAGCCCTCGGACCCCTCAGAGGACCCCTCAAACCCTGAGAAGGAAGGGCCTCAAGCTTCCCAACCCTGATATGGACCGAtgggtggaggagcagcagcagctggttgcatcTAAATCCGCGCCCAGCGGGGATCGTGTCACTGCGTTCCCTCATAATCAG ACAGCAGATGACGCAACACTGGGCCGTGGTGACGCTGGAGCTGTGGAGAAAAGCTCGAAGCTCCCTCATTTCTCCAGAGTAGTGACCATTGCCAACACGGCTGCGATGTCCTTTTTGGCCAG GGCAGCCGAGAAGCTCAGCCTGATGAGGAAAAAAGGCCAGGCTTCCGATGCAGCTCCCGCTCACTTCTCCACCTGCTTCAGGGAGATCATCCAGAAACACCCACCCTCCATGCCCCCCTGCCTGCAACAAGCTGCCACCAGGACAAAAGACTCACCCAGCGTTGGCAAG GTCAAAGTCGTGCTGAGGGTGAACCCAACACTCTCAGCGGGCCAAGGACAACCACCTGTTCTCTGGACCGACCCGTCCAAGAAGAGAATCACCATAATGGAACCACTCAGCATGATCAAACCTCACGCTACAATGACGCTCGGCCGGGAAGGCAAACATTTCCTGAAGACCTTCAACTTTGACTCTGTCTATAATCAGGAGTCCAGCCAG GCCGAGGTGTGTGCGGGCGTCTTGGCTGATGTCATCCGCTGCGTGCTCAGCGGCAGCGACGGCTGCGTCCTGGGTTTGGGATGCGACGACGTGG GGTCCTGGTCGAGCATGGTGGGGAGTGATGAGAGTGTCCAGAAGCTGGGGCTGATTCCCTGTGCCATCTCCTGGCTGTACAGCGCCATAGAGCGGCGCAGGGAGAAGACGTGGACCGATCTGAGCGTGTCGgtgtctgctctggagctgtGCTGCGGAGAAGAGGACACGCTGAGAGATCTGCTGGGAGAGGTTCCCTCATCGGACAATATCCAGGACAGCCCGAAGGCTCACATCAAGATCCAGGAGGACCCAATCTCTGGAATACAA CTACGGAACCACAATCGCGTGAAGGCACCCACCGCTGAGCGCGCTGCTTGTCTCCTGGACGCAGCCATCACAGCCCGTCGGCACACGGACTTCATTAGCTACCTGTGTCACAGTTCTATTatgtttttcactttttacGTCCAGCCCCCTCGCACAGACAGTAGCACTATTGGCAAAG GTTCAAGGGGCCCTGTTAAGTTGACCATGATAGATGTGTGTAGTGGCATGAGGGGGAGCAGCAAAAATCACCCCCCCCATTCTGAACTGGGCCCTATTGTGTTGTCACTACTAAGTGGACATAAAACCACCCCCAACAA AGGTAATAAGTTGGCAATGCTCCTTCGAGAGTCCTTGGGCCATTTAAACTGCCACATCACAGTGATCGCCCAAGTGGCCGATTCCCTGGCAAACTTTCAAGGGGCCTTGTCCACTGTCCAACTGGCTTCTCGCATCCGCAGGACACAGAAAGGAACAAAG CCATCCACCTCATGTTCTCCTTGTGGGAGGAGTCTGCCTAAAGGAAAGAGAGGCTCTCAGCCTTTGACACTTCGGGCATTCCATTCTACCGATGAGGTCGACGTCGACGTCAATCCCCTTCGTCTGCGTGGCGATGTTGACGAGCGTTCCAGTAGTGACCAGTCTTGTGACACAGTCATCCAAATAGACTCAGGGGGTTTGGTCAAAACCAAATCGTTACCAAAGCTGACACAACCTAAGTTTGTGCCCATCATCCCTTCTTTGCATCACAATAAGGCTGATTTGGACGACCCAGAGTTCACTGCTCTTCTCCAGGAGCttctgagaattcctcaaatgCAGGGAGAGAAACTAAAGGAGGACAATGCTCAAGGACATGTTGAGACTTTAAAAGCAGATGTTAAGCCGCCAGTGAGGGACTGTcttaaatgtgaaacatttgCTGAGCTTCAAGAGCGTTTGGGCTGCATTGATGGGAGCGAGATGATAATAGAAGCACTCAAAACGTCTTCAAAAGGTGCTTCTGTAAACCATGGCGCAACCAAATCCCAACCCCAGAGACCAACAGGGAAACAGAAGGACACCACCTCATCAAAGGCGTTGTTGAATCAGGGGATAGGCTGCAGTCAGGCCTCCACTGGGGAAATGCAAACAGATGGTGCCTTCCCTGGAGATAGCTTTCAGAGAGAGGATTCAGGCCTGTATGACTGCGAGGAGTGCAGTGCGACCAGTTCTAGTGAGGAACTACTGAATCAAGCTCTCAATCTGAACACAAACTGCCGCTCTGATCTTACCAAAGATGGAAATCAGAAGTCAGGTGACAAACTCTCTTCTCAGGACTTTGATACGGATGCTCAGGGCAAGTCTATCACCGCTTCCTTCCAGTATCCAAGAAAACAAGAGAGTTCCgaagctgctgattggttcaaacAAGACAAAAGGGCCTCACCTGTGGGCAAAAGCTCTCCCatatctccctcctcctcctgttcctcctcccaaTCCCTGGCTACTAGTGTCATACATCAGGAGGTCCTACCTAATGACCCTACAGAGGATGTTAAGGAAGTGAAAGCTACTATCACAGTGACTGTTCAGCAGCCTCTGGacctaaaaggtcaagatgaaCTTGTCTATTCCATGGTAGAGGAGGTAACCATCAGTGGTGCGTTGAATAAAGGGAGGACAGGTGGAAACATTATTTGTATCAGAGACACAGCCGAGTCACAGGGTCAAGCGTCTACTTGCTTGAAACCAATTAGGATCATTAGCAATGTCAGTGAAGAATCTGCAACTGCACAATCCACTGACACAAGAAGTTCTGTCGTTCAGCCTCTAACCACAGAAAACGTTGGAGAGAAGCCCCACAATCAGCTCCGAAGGGAAAAAAGATTCTTACCGTCATTTATTAATCCCATGCTGATTGATACAGATGTAGACTGTGATTTGGATTGTGCAAAGGAACAAGAAAGGGATAATACTCTTACAAGGGTCAAGTCAGGGCCTGAGCTTAAGAGAAATATCAAAGGCTCTGAGGACAGGAAGAAGAGTGGAGCTGATGCCTCAGAGGTACACCTAAAAAAGCCAGTCAAAAAGGCAAATGACTCAATTATTAACCAAATTTCGTATGACCCAATTATCTTGAAAGGGTCAGCATTCGGAGATGACGCTgaacaaagtaaaacatgtgGAAAGCAACCAAGAAGTAAAGAGAAGAGACAACCTAGAGCCAGGGAGCATTTTTATTCCACTAACACTCAACAAAGCTCAGAGGAGGGAGAAGCCGTGTGTACATTTGTGGAGAATGCCCTCAGGGGCACTGGTGTTCCACCTGGTTGCCACGAAACCATTGCTGCTTCTTTTCAAACGGGCAGTTTGCCTAGAGTTTGGCGAAATGCCAACCACCAGGAGCGCTACCACGGCAGCCACGTGGCACACAACCAGAGAAGGGTGACATCATCCAACCCCTGCAGCCCAGGGGTAACGCTGGAAAGGAGGCAGGGCAGACAGCATTCCCTAGTTAACCGCAGCCTCCACGTCTCTTCTCCTTGGGAATATGGACCCGAGTACAAACAGGATGCTAGTAGTACGCACAGGAAGGGAGACGGGCCTTTTCTTGAGAGTTCAAGTCCAAACATGAAACGCAGTAACCTGAGTGGGAGGCTGAAGTCGCCCACTGAGCACAGTGGCAGACTTTTCAGTGCCAAATTGGAGCAGCTGGCCAGTAGAACCAATTCCCTTGGAAGAACCCCAAGGGACTTCCCAAGCCTGGATCGAGGGAGCAGCAACACGTCTATGAGCTCTAAGGGAAGCTCCAAGGGAAGTATTGAAGGGACATTCAAGAGAGCTTATAAAGGAAACGAGGGGAATTGCACCTTGCCGAGGGCCAGCAGGAGTCCCAGGAAGCATCCTCGATCAGATCAGAGCCATCACTTCTTCCCGCCGGAAAGCCACGCACCTCAAGCTACCAAGCATTCCCATTCCAAGCTGTCTGCCGTTGGGAAACTTCGGATTGCGAGCCCCAAAGTCCGCCGACTGTCCGCCCCCAGCGTCAAGAATCTTCCTCACAAAGGCCTGCGGCAGTCCATCAGCCGCAGCGCCAGCCTCTCCCCTGACTGTAAAGCTGTCAGCTTTGAGAGAACATCctcctttttctcttcctcccctcctcggTCTTTCCattccatcagcaggacgccgaGCCAGAGCTCCACGTGTTCATCCACAAAATCTGCCATCCAGGGGTTCCTCAACGGCCGGGTCTCAGATCTGATTAAGGAACGGGCTGCCAGCCCCACTTTAGGGGGAGCGGACCACATGACCAGCCTTCCCTCGCCATACAGCCAAGTGACTGCCCCCCGCATGCCCGATCACATGAGCGGACATGCCAGCGACACCACCAGTGTTCTGAGTGGTGACCTGCCACCAGCCATGGGAAAGACCTCCCTGTACTTCTCTAACAGGAACAGTGGGGTGAGCAGCGGATACGACAGTATGGTGAGGGACAGTGAAGCCACAGGCAGCAGTACCTCAAACAGAGGGTCTGTCAGCGACAGGAGTGGCTCTGTCCTCAGCATGACACGCAGCAGTCGGTCCTCTAGGAAAAAAGGCAGCGCAG GTTCACACCAGCGTCGTCCCTCCCACGACACGCGTCTGCCCCCGAGGCGCTCGGCCAGCGGGCTGCGGTCTCGCTGGGCGGCTCTCGAAACGCCAGAGGCCTGCGAGATCAAGGTGTACGAGATCGACAATatgcagaggctgcagaaaaGAGCAGGTGCTGGCAAACAG